GCCTCCTAAAAATATATATTAATCCTTGTTAATGACCAAACAACGTGTTGTATAATGATATTGTATAGATTCACTATACGGTCATCAACCATCAGATTTTTAATATCTGTCGTATAATCGATTGAACAGAAAAATGGAGGCAAATAATGAATAAGCAACCTGAAATTACGGACAAAACAAGGCAAACATTTATAAATGTATTCTGTGATTTATATAGCCAAAAACCAATTGAAAAAATATCCATTCAAGAGATTGCTAACCAATCAGGATATAATCGCAGTACATTTTATCAATACTTTACGGATATCTATGAGTTGTTGGACTGCGTTGAAGAGCATGTCTTGAAATCCATTAACGAGGAAATGGCAGGCAGAGAGTTTTCTACACATACTTTCCAAGATGCACTTCAATGCTTGGAAAATGCAGAGGAAATTTCAGTTCTTAAAGCCCTCTTGGGCGACTATGGTTCTGTTCATTTTGTTGAACGCCTGAAAAGAGAAATTCCCTTTGAGAGATTGATTGTGGACTTTCCAACAAATGATGCCTTAGCACCATACATAATTGAGTTTTACATATCAACATTAATATCTATGTTTCGCCTTTGGATACGCAACGGCAAAGATCTATCGTCGGAAGAATTGGTCAAGTTGATAGATAGCCTATTTGCAAATGGGATAACACCGTATCATATCTTTGGCACGGTCAATCCGCGGCGCTCTGATTCGAATTAAAAGTAAGGGGACGAGGAGAAGTTGATTTTATCAATCAAACGGCAAAATAAATAAATTACGAAACCCGCCCATGTAGAGTGCCTAATATCATCCGAGCTTCTTTACAGTTATATAGCTAGTGAAATACGAAAGGGCAAGTTAAATAACGTTCTAGAGAGGAAGTGTAAGTATGACGCTAGCTCCGGATAAAAAAAAGCTATATCCAAATGAAAATATTAGAACAGTTTGTTACATTAAAAATTTACCAAGTAGACCAAACGTTGAGATTGGCGATTATACATATTATAGCGACAATACAAGCTCACCAGAGAATTTCTATGACAATATTCAGCATCATTATGACTTTTTGGGTGATAAGCTGATTATAGGTAAGTTCTGCGCCATGGCTGAAGGGGTTACTTTTATTATGAATGGTGCTAATCATCGGATGGATGGTTTTACAACATATCCCTTTAATATTTTTGCTGGAGGCTGGGAAAAGGTCACTCCAACGATAGATCAGTTGCCCTTCAAAGGTGATACTTTGATTGGTAATGATGTATGGCTGGGACAACATGTCACGATTATGCCAGGGGTAAAAGTTGGCGACGGTGCAATTGTTGCTGCGAACTCAACGGTTGTGAAAAACGTTGAACCATATACGATTGTTGGCGGCAATCCAGCAAATGCTATTAAGAAGCGTTTCAGTGATGAGACGATTAAATTATTGTTGGAGCTTCAATGGTGGAATTGGGATGAGAAAAAGATATTTGAAAATCTCGAGCAATTAGTTTCGAGTAACGATATTGCAGCATTAAAGAAGCTATTAAATGAGGGATAATATAATGTTGCTTATCAGGTAATAGCTTATTGGAGCCACATTTGCCTATTGGGAGAAGCTCAGGCGCTGCTGCGCTTGGGCTTTTATTGTGCGCCCAGCATGGGCGTTATCTATAGGGTGAGAGTCCCGAGTGACGAAGGCAGTAGTAGTCATTAGCGTAAGACAAGGGTGCCCTCCGCGAGGTGGAATCTGAAGGAAGTCGGCGGCAAACCTCCGGTTCGAGGAACACGAATCTCATATAAGGCTAACGTTCGTTGGATGAGGCTGCAGAACAAGTCGAAGTCCTTACTGCCGAAGGCGAACGGGAGTAAATGAGGCGAAATTGAGGTTACTCAAATTTCAACTAGATTATATAAAACATGAATTTTATTATAGCCAAGGGTGGATTCTAATTGACAATTCACTTGTATGAATTATTAAAAGATTGCGTACAGTTGGACATGGCTTCTTTGCGTGATTTGGGATGAATAACTTATAGTGAGGAAATTTAATAAGTTCTACGAATTGGAAATGACACCTTTTAGGAAATTCCCTAGTCAGAATTAAGGAGACGTTGGGTTAGAGAGTTGAACCTACAGAAGCTCCATCCAAAGAGACCACTCCATTGGCAGGAGTGGCTTTGTCTTTACATGCTGATATAGATACTGTGGTCAAAATTAACTTTGTGCATAGTTAAATTAGGGTGACCTGTATCATAAGTGACGGCGAAAACTTTGTTGTGAAAAGTAATCAGTCGTCGAGAATACAAGAACGTTTATGAAAAATCGGCTTGAAATGCGTCTGCAATGTCAGGAAGATTTTCAAATTTGAAATTGTCCCAGTTTATTTTTTTTAATGTTTCCTTCGAAATTAATGCGATAACAGCATTACTATCATCGGTATTTCCGAACTTATCCTCAGTATTTATTTTCACATTGAAATGAACTGTTTCAATTGCAGGAATATCCTTTATTTCTTTCAAAGTATTTGTGATATCCATAAGTATTTCTTTTTTTATGTCACTGTTTGTCATTACACCGGACTCAATTGCATCAATATACAATTTCCCACTTTCTCTATCAAACAATACCGATTGAACAGAACCAAAATTCTTCTCCACAACAATCTTAGTATATTCTGCTGGAGAGGACTTCTTAATATTTTCATTTTTCATTGAAGATTCGGCACTCGATTCAATTTCAGAATTACTTTTCTTACTTTTCTCGAATTGACTATATTTGTAGATTGATCCTCCGATTATTATCAATAATACAAGTGAAATGAATATTGACCACTTTTTTCTCATAAACACAGCTCCTTTATCAAGTGCACATACTTTTAGATTAATATTGATTCTACCATATTTCAACATTTGTTTAATATAGATTACTAATTGCGAGACGGATATGGTGACAGGCAACCATAGTAAGATTTTTCGCCGATAGACCTGTTAAGCTGTATCATAAGTGACGGCGAAAAATTTGGTGTATGTGCGGGAGAGTTGTAAGCAAGTGAGATAGTTTAATTATGGGCCTCTAAGTCATTTGGTTTAGAGGTTTTAGTATAAGAGTTACTCGACAAACTCACCCATATTTTCCTGTTTTGTGATTCTCAATTAATCAAGTGAATAATATAAATTATGAAATAAAGTGAATATTTAGGGCAACACTAGAAGACACGACTTCTGATAACACAACGCCCGAATTCCTTGCTGCGCAAGGCTTTCCCCACTTCGCTTTTGTCGCTTTGTCTTCGCATAACTTGAATTTTCTCTACTAAGATATACGGAATAGGCACAAAAAGGATATATGCTAAACGAGGGCTAGTTTGAATTCAAAAATGAAACGGATGGTAGAGGGAATGTACTTTCGACAGCGAGCAACCTAGTCACCAATACAGATGTCTTCATAATCTCATTAACAGTGATATCGTCCATGTCATCGACAGCGTGATAATGCTGTTTCGAAGATTTAATTCCGCAATTTGATCATATGAATGCTCTGGCTAATAATCATTGAGATTTTCTAGTTGTCTTTCGCTTCTACAAGTTGTATTATAAAAAATGTGATGTAGAAGCGAAGGGGGGTCATATAAAAATGCAAATAACCAAAGCTGAAATGGAGATTATGCAAGTCATATGGGAAAGTGAAAGAAGAATGACGACTAAGGAGATTATGGAATTACTGCCGGACAAAAAAACGACGACAATTATCACGCTAGCCGGCAGGCTGATAGACAAAGGAGCATTACAATCTGTTAAGCTAGGACGTTCTCATGCTCACGAATATTGGGCAGTCATAAGTGAAGAGGACTATCGAAAAATGCAAACGCAGAGCTTCGTGCGCTCCATACATAATGGCTCTGCCAAAAGTCTGATAAGTGCCTTGTTTCAGGACGAGAATTTGACAAAGAAGGACATTGAAGAGCTCCGGAGCTTTATTAATAATGAGGCGGACGATCATGATTAAGTGGTTGTTAATGACCACCATTACGGGGAGTGTCGCAAGTCTGTTGCTCATTTTGTTAAGAACGAAATTAGCTGCCAAATTCGGTGGTCGCTGGTATTATTGCGTCTGTTTGATAACACTGTTGCTATTTATTATCCCGCTTTCCGTCAATGTGCCCGCTATTCAACCGGGATTCTCCTTGTTTGAGGAACGGATAAATTCAGAGCCAGTCACGGTTGGGGTGTCAAAAGATACGGCAGGGATGTCGATGTCCAACCAACCTGCAAAAGCCAGTACTTCAAGTGAAAGCTTTGTTTACCCTATTCCAACCTTAAGCCAGTGGATCATTGGTATATGGCTTTTCGGTTGCTGCTTTATGATGTACCGTTATTTTTCCGGTTATATTCGATTTAAAAGGCAAATTATTCAGTCTAATCCAATCGACAGTGTGGAACATCTTAGAGTGGTAGTAAGTGATTATGTAGACTCGCCTATGATCATAGGATTTTTTAAGCCGTTTATCGTCATTCCCAATGCGAAAATGAACACTGAGGATTATAAACTGGCATTACAGCATGAATGGATTCATTACAAGCAAAGAGACGTTTGGGTGAAGCTATTCGCGGTGTTAGTCAACTGCCTGCATTGGTTCAATCCGGTATCTTACCTAGCTTTGGCTAATATAGGTGAGGCGTGTGAATATTCCGTGGATGAGCAAATAACAAAAGGATTGAAGACAGCGGAAAAGAAGCGATATAGTGAGATGATTTTACATTTTGCTTCATCAATGTCCCCCGTACTAAACAGTAATTTGGCTCTACATAAAAAACAATTATATAGGAGGTTTGCACTCATTATGAAACGGAATACTCGAAGCAGGCAAATGTCCTTGGGCATCATAATTGTAGTTTTAATAGTTGCGGTGTCAGTGTTCTCTTCATCAATCGCCTTTGCAAAAACGTCCAAACCGCTCACAGAATTTGGTGGGGGCATCAGAACCTATTACAATACATCCCTTAACCTAGAAGGAAATGTGCAAAGCACGTTCGGAATTAATTCCTCCACAGCGAAAATTGGGGTGCGTGTTACTTCGGGAGATTTGTATATCGATGCTGACGGAAGAAAGGTCGATTATTTCAACCGTACAGAACCTTACTATAAATTGGTTCACCAATGGCAGGAAAAAGAAACCGCTGTTGCTAACATGACCAACAAAACCTTATCCATAGAAGGACATACGGTAACCGTTGCTGTAAGCGACCAAGCAAAGGCTTACTTGGACGATAAGGTCATTAAACAAATGATCGTCAACCAAATTACTTTTGAATTGGCCTACAAGAACAAATATAGTAATTACGATCATCAGGCGTTTATTAACGAGCTTATCAAGCGTGGAGCCTATGTTATCGAGGAGGTAGTGACTCCGGAACAATTCACATTTAATCTATCCAAAACGCCAAATGGGGGTGTTATTGGTACGAAACCGCTAACCCCATACGACACAAAGGTTAAGATCAAGGACATTTTCAAAGAAAAAGCTAAGCTTCCGAAAACGATGGATAACGGTCAAGGCAATCAAGGGCTACAGCTTGGAAAAACCTTTATTATAACGAACGGCGAAACTCTAGCGATCGATATAAAGGAAACGACGGACAAAATGCCGACAATAAGCCTGGCTATCGTGAATGAAACAACCGGTCAATTGGTGTACTGGAATCCAGCTGCGATAAGTGGTGAAAGGATTATTTTTACACCTGGTGAAAAAGAAGACTTCCACTCCTTTAAGGTTGTGGCAAGCGGAGAAGAAAAAGATAATGCGAGTGTAGAAATTTTCACTTTTTAGACTGGAGAGGCAGAAATATTGTGAATCTCCGGCAGTCAGCGCTCATCCCGTGTTGAGTGCTGCTTATCAGAAAATAGCTTATCGGAACCATATTTACCTATTTATCGAAGCTCAGACGTAGTTATGTCTGAGCTTCATGGCAGTCCTAGTCCAAGAATGAAAGGGCCACGTTACAGATGCTTTGAAGCACCTGGCGATCGGTTGTTGTTTTGGCCGTGATATATAGACCATGTCTGGTATTAACGAGAAATCTCGCGAGTTCACTTACAGTATACTTGCTGGCGAGATTGCCGTTATGTTGTAACTGCTGCAGCAAATTGTGAAAAATGGATTCTAGCTTCGAATTGAAGGCTTCTACGTGACTGGCAACATTCGGATCGAGAACTGTCATATCCATTGCAATGTTGGTCATGAAGCATCCCTTTAGACCCTTATCGTTTTCGTTTAAAGCCCTGTCGATTGTTTTCTCGAAAAATAATCTCAAAATTTTCTTCGGATCGTCGGGACCGCTCAGTATGTTAAACACAAATTCATAATTGATCTGTTGAACGCGACCCAAACAGGCCAAAAACAATTGATATTTATCGCCAAACGTGTCGTAAAGGCTGCCCCGATGGACTTTTGTATGAGATACCAGATCTGCGATGGAAGTGCGCTCATAGCCTTTGACCCAGAATAGTTCCGTAGCTTTCTCTAACACTTCATTCTGATCAAATTCTCTTGGTCGTGCCATCTGCGCCTCCTGTTTTTCCTTTTATCATACCCGTTTAAGAACGATCAGTAAACAATCTGAATTAAAAAAAAATATCGTGGAAGTAGCATTAAAAAAAATACTTGACTGATCGTTCTTAAATTAGCTATAGTTTTCCTATCAAGCCGGAAACAGCTTCACGCCTTAATTTTAGAATGATCATTCTTAAATTTTAGTTTGAATCATCTATTTAGGCCACTACAATCTCAGGAGGAATTCCAATGACTAGCAATTCTAATGTTAAAGCCGTTCGTTCCCTGTTTGAGCCATTCACAAGCGAGAAAATCAGTTTGAAAAATCGAATTGTAATGCCAGCGATGACGAGGTACTTTTCCCCAGGCGGAGTGCCTGGAGCTGACGTGGCAGCGTATTATCGTCGCCGTGCCGCCAACGGTACAGGCTTAATCATTACGGAGGGAACGACCATTAACCATCCGGCTGCATCCAACCACGTGAATATTCCGAACCTTCATAGCGAGGCTGCCTTGAACGGCTGGGCTCAGGTTGTTAAAGAGGTTCACGAAGCAGGTGGTAAGATTATTACTCAGCTTTGGCATGTAGGGACAGATAGAAAGAAGGAAGATCCGATACCTAATCCGGAGTCGCCTTCTGTAGGTCCGTCCGGACTGGATGTAAATGGAGTCAAAAAATTTGATGCTCTGACAGAAGCGGAGATTACGGAAATTGTACAGGCTTATGCCCATGCTGCAGCAGATGCGAAGCGAATTGGCTTCGATGGGGTAGAACTACACGGCGCTCACGGCTATCTAATTGACCAATTTTTCTGGGAGGTTACCAACAAGCGGACGGACCGTTATGGCGGCAATATAGCAGGCCGTACACAGTTTGCAGTTGAAGTCATTGAGGCTGTCCGCAAGGCGGTCGGACCAGACTTCCCGATTGTTCTGCGCATTTCACAATTCAAAATAAATGCTTATACAGCCAAGAATGTCAAAACAGCTGAAGAACTGGAGCAATTGTTGGCGCCGCTGGTCAAAGCCGGTGTAGATATTTTCCACTGCTCGACACGCCACTTTTGGGAACCGGAATTTGAGGGCTCAACATTAAACTTTGCCGGTTGGGTGAAGAAGCTAAGCGGCAAACCGGTAATTACTGTAGGCTCCGTTGGGCTTAATGTTGAAGGGAATGGGCAGCAAGCAGAGGACTCCAAGATAGATACTTTAATTGAAAAGCTGGATAACCAGGAATTCGATCTTGTGGCTGTGGGCCGCTCTTTGATGGCTGATCCAGAATGGACAGAGAAAATTCGTACCGGCCGGGACGAGGAAATTACTCCTTTTACCGCTGATACAGTAGCCAAGCTTTATTAATTGGCACCTGACCAGAATTACAAGGCACACAACCTTTTTTTGAGAATATGGGAATGATCATTCTAAATAAAATGAAAATAAAGGAGTTATGAATATGAGCGAATTAAAACAATTTTCAGTAGCTTTCCCGTCGAAGGGGTATTGGCACGTTACGTTTAACAACCCACCGATGAATTTGTTCGACCCTGATACTATATATGAATTACTGCTACTTATGGATCAAATGGAGGCTGACCCCGAGCTTAAAGTGGTAGTCTTCGACAGTGCGGATCCGGATTATTTTATGGCCCATTATGACATGTCACGAGCCGCTGAGAGACACAGACACCCAGGTTTCAGCGTTGTGCCTGCATTGATCGATTTCACGACGCGTTTAGAAAAGTTGCCGGCTGCCAGCATCGCGCTCATCCGTGGTCGGGCCCGTGGGATTGGTAGCGAGTTCGTACTAAGTTGCGATATGCGATTCGGAAGCCTAGAGAAGGCTATATTGGGTCAACCTGAAGTGGCTTCTGGCGTTGTCCCTGGTGGTGGAGGTAACGAACGGTTGCCGCTGCTGGTAGGCCGAGGCCGAGCTCTTGAAATCATTTTGGGTAGCGACGATTTTGATGCCGAGACAGCTGAGCGTTACGGCTGGATTAACCGCGCACTTCCTGACGCGGAGCTGGACGGCTTCGTACGCAATTTGGCCCTCCGGATTGCTTCTTTTGACAAGGAGGCGCTGACTGAGGCGAAGGCGCTGGTGAATAATACCGAATTGCCACAACTGTCTGATTTACTGGCATCCTCTAAAGTATTCGTAGCTAGAGCTTCCTCACCATCAACACTGTCCAAGCTGCCAGATCTCTTTGCACGTGGACTCGGTCGTCGAGGCGATTTTGAACTTAACTTGGGTCGAAATCTCGGTCCGTCTTAATGGTGGGAAGCAGGTTTTATTGATGTGTTGCTTAGTATTATGGATAATAGAATGAATGCCTCGATAGGTAGTCATAATATTGACCATAGGAGGA
This portion of the Cohnella abietis genome encodes:
- a CDS encoding NADH:flavin oxidoreductase; the protein is MTSNSNVKAVRSLFEPFTSEKISLKNRIVMPAMTRYFSPGGVPGADVAAYYRRRAANGTGLIITEGTTINHPAASNHVNIPNLHSEAALNGWAQVVKEVHEAGGKIITQLWHVGTDRKKEDPIPNPESPSVGPSGLDVNGVKKFDALTEAEITEIVQAYAHAAADAKRIGFDGVELHGAHGYLIDQFFWEVTNKRTDRYGGNIAGRTQFAVEVIEAVRKAVGPDFPIVLRISQFKINAYTAKNVKTAEELEQLLAPLVKAGVDIFHCSTRHFWEPEFEGSTLNFAGWVKKLSGKPVITVGSVGLNVEGNGQQAEDSKIDTLIEKLDNQEFDLVAVGRSLMADPEWTEKIRTGRDEEITPFTADTVAKLY
- a CDS encoding TetR/AcrR family transcriptional regulator; its protein translation is MARPREFDQNEVLEKATELFWVKGYERTSIADLVSHTKVHRGSLYDTFGDKYQLFLACLGRVQQINYEFVFNILSGPDDPKKILRLFFEKTIDRALNENDKGLKGCFMTNIAMDMTVLDPNVASHVEAFNSKLESIFHNLLQQLQHNGNLASKYTVSELARFLVNTRHGLYITAKTTTDRQVLQSICNVALSFLD
- a CDS encoding Vat family streptogramin A O-acetyltransferase, whose product is MTLAPDKKKLYPNENIRTVCYIKNLPSRPNVEIGDYTYYSDNTSSPENFYDNIQHHYDFLGDKLIIGKFCAMAEGVTFIMNGANHRMDGFTTYPFNIFAGGWEKVTPTIDQLPFKGDTLIGNDVWLGQHVTIMPGVKVGDGAIVAANSTVVKNVEPYTIVGGNPANAIKKRFSDETIKLLLELQWWNWDEKKIFENLEQLVSSNDIAALKKLLNEG
- a CDS encoding BlaI/MecI/CopY family transcriptional regulator; protein product: MQITKAEMEIMQVIWESERRMTTKEIMELLPDKKTTTIITLAGRLIDKGALQSVKLGRSHAHEYWAVISEEDYRKMQTQSFVRSIHNGSAKSLISALFQDENLTKKDIEELRSFINNEADDHD
- a CDS encoding M56 family metallopeptidase codes for the protein MIKWLLMTTITGSVASLLLILLRTKLAAKFGGRWYYCVCLITLLLFIIPLSVNVPAIQPGFSLFEERINSEPVTVGVSKDTAGMSMSNQPAKASTSSESFVYPIPTLSQWIIGIWLFGCCFMMYRYFSGYIRFKRQIIQSNPIDSVEHLRVVVSDYVDSPMIIGFFKPFIVIPNAKMNTEDYKLALQHEWIHYKQRDVWVKLFAVLVNCLHWFNPVSYLALANIGEACEYSVDEQITKGLKTAEKKRYSEMILHFASSMSPVLNSNLALHKKQLYRRFALIMKRNTRSRQMSLGIIIVVLIVAVSVFSSSIAFAKTSKPLTEFGGGIRTYYNTSLNLEGNVQSTFGINSSTAKIGVRVTSGDLYIDADGRKVDYFNRTEPYYKLVHQWQEKETAVANMTNKTLSIEGHTVTVAVSDQAKAYLDDKVIKQMIVNQITFELAYKNKYSNYDHQAFINELIKRGAYVIEEVVTPEQFTFNLSKTPNGGVIGTKPLTPYDTKVKIKDIFKEKAKLPKTMDNGQGNQGLQLGKTFIITNGETLAIDIKETTDKMPTISLAIVNETTGQLVYWNPAAISGERIIFTPGEKEDFHSFKVVASGEEKDNASVEIFTF
- a CDS encoding enoyl-CoA hydratase/isomerase family protein, which translates into the protein MSELKQFSVAFPSKGYWHVTFNNPPMNLFDPDTIYELLLLMDQMEADPELKVVVFDSADPDYFMAHYDMSRAAERHRHPGFSVVPALIDFTTRLEKLPAASIALIRGRARGIGSEFVLSCDMRFGSLEKAILGQPEVASGVVPGGGGNERLPLLVGRGRALEIILGSDDFDAETAERYGWINRALPDAELDGFVRNLALRIASFDKEALTEAKALVNNTELPQLSDLLASSKVFVARASSPSTLSKLPDLFARGLGRRGDFELNLGRNLGPS
- a CDS encoding TetR/AcrR family transcriptional regulator, whose product is MNKQPEITDKTRQTFINVFCDLYSQKPIEKISIQEIANQSGYNRSTFYQYFTDIYELLDCVEEHVLKSINEEMAGREFSTHTFQDALQCLENAEEISVLKALLGDYGSVHFVERLKREIPFERLIVDFPTNDALAPYIIEFYISTLISMFRLWIRNGKDLSSEELVKLIDSLFANGITPYHIFGTVNPRRSDSN